From a region of the Thermomonas sp. HDW16 genome:
- a CDS encoding DUF1631 family protein: protein MCSGTLMSSDSPIDPIGQRWQDPTLLLDALQKIALEKLKPALDATLGRVDDYLFQRSESGQDDFGLNALRDLRRARSQIGQRFEQGLIAGFRALRDPRSAASDIAGNRLALISEDALEEQLANEQLADSLTRMHAPGLELLGKRLAYLTGRESLDGLDNPLNPVYIASLLRRSLEGVELDAGVRIVVFKFFERELATALSQSYERSNTLLVSAGVLPQLRATARAEAPKPPAHVEQGDDGAAQTMSQPPSPADQAVFANLLGLLQGWRSSQGAILGNQGGTGPAQTLSSNELMSILSLMQRDMPTQFEPTKRDSRQSLAEQLRSEVLGGARKLGVKSDNLHLDGLDEDAVDLVALLFDVLLDGPQYDADIRRKIGRMLVPYVKVAVQDRRMFLFKEHPARKLLNTVAEACEGNHGEAPQERELLGHVDSTIDRLVSEFNEDVAIFETLEQELRSYMAQHRKRFELAEKRAAEAQRGRERLEHARSATNALLAQHRGERELPAVMNEFLSGYASHHLIQVMLRDGHGSPRYEEAVQAVDDLLLAFDHAELRTPAAEIPALPRKGFEAILSSSGCLGGAADAAIDSLQDALVRMAGGERAADNTTHLPEQQVAPEPVASTEPEPLLEVVAGTDRLDFDPSGLERMRKLQVGSWIQLATSADRIEPAKVSWVSPISGRLLLVNRRGIRVLVASAEELAAMAKLGKVSLRDGETPFEDAMYQVAGRLQQAANQG from the coding sequence TTGTGTTCAGGCACCTTGATGTCATCCGACTCCCCCATCGATCCCATTGGTCAACGTTGGCAAGACCCGACGTTGCTGCTTGATGCTTTGCAGAAAATTGCGCTCGAAAAGTTGAAGCCGGCCCTGGATGCCACACTCGGGCGAGTCGACGATTATCTGTTCCAGCGCAGCGAATCCGGCCAGGACGACTTCGGGCTGAATGCGCTGCGCGACCTGCGCCGTGCCCGCAGCCAGATCGGGCAGCGTTTCGAGCAAGGACTGATTGCTGGTTTCCGGGCCTTGCGCGATCCACGCAGTGCGGCATCGGATATCGCCGGCAACAGGCTGGCCCTGATCAGCGAGGATGCCCTCGAGGAGCAACTCGCGAATGAGCAGCTTGCCGACAGCCTGACCCGCATGCATGCACCCGGGCTGGAATTGCTCGGCAAGCGACTGGCATACCTGACTGGCCGCGAATCGCTGGATGGCCTCGACAATCCGTTGAATCCGGTCTATATCGCGAGCCTGCTGCGCCGGTCGCTGGAAGGTGTCGAACTCGACGCTGGCGTGCGCATCGTCGTGTTCAAGTTTTTTGAACGCGAACTGGCGACGGCGCTGAGCCAGAGCTATGAGCGCAGCAATACTCTGCTGGTATCCGCGGGGGTGCTGCCCCAACTACGCGCCACAGCCAGGGCAGAAGCACCGAAGCCGCCTGCGCATGTCGAACAAGGTGACGATGGCGCCGCACAAACGATGTCGCAGCCGCCGTCACCGGCCGACCAGGCAGTATTCGCAAATCTTCTGGGCCTCCTGCAGGGGTGGCGCTCCAGCCAGGGGGCCATTCTCGGGAATCAGGGCGGAACCGGACCAGCCCAAACCCTGAGTTCCAACGAACTGATGTCGATCCTGTCGCTGATGCAGCGCGACATGCCCACGCAATTCGAACCGACCAAACGCGATTCCCGGCAATCGCTGGCTGAACAACTGCGCAGCGAGGTACTGGGCGGTGCCCGCAAGCTTGGGGTCAAAAGCGACAACCTGCATCTGGATGGCCTCGACGAGGATGCGGTGGATCTGGTTGCGTTGCTGTTCGACGTGTTGCTCGATGGCCCGCAATACGATGCCGACATACGTCGCAAGATCGGCCGCATGCTGGTGCCCTACGTCAAAGTGGCGGTACAGGATCGACGCATGTTCCTGTTCAAGGAGCATCCGGCGCGCAAGCTGCTCAATACCGTTGCTGAAGCCTGTGAAGGCAACCATGGCGAGGCGCCGCAGGAACGGGAACTGCTGGGGCATGTGGATAGCACCATCGATCGACTGGTGAGCGAGTTCAACGAAGACGTCGCCATCTTCGAAACCCTGGAGCAGGAGTTGCGTTCCTACATGGCGCAACACCGCAAACGCTTCGAACTGGCGGAGAAGCGCGCGGCGGAAGCCCAGCGCGGGCGCGAGCGCCTGGAGCACGCGCGCAGTGCCACCAATGCACTACTGGCCCAGCATCGTGGCGAACGCGAGTTGCCAGCGGTGATGAATGAATTCCTCTCAGGCTATGCTTCCCACCACCTAATCCAGGTGATGCTGCGGGACGGACACGGTTCGCCACGCTATGAGGAAGCCGTGCAGGCAGTCGATGACCTGCTGTTGGCCTTCGATCATGCGGAACTGCGTACTCCGGCTGCGGAAATTCCCGCGCTGCCACGCAAGGGATTCGAGGCAATCCTGTCGAGCTCTGGCTGCCTCGGTGGAGCCGCCGACGCCGCTATCGATTCCTTGCAGGACGCGTTGGTGCGCATGGCGGGCGGTGAACGCGCGGCAGACAACACGACGCATCTGCCCGAACAGCAGGTCGCCCCCGAGCCAGTCGCATCGACCGAGCCGGAACCGCTGCTTGAAGTGGTAGCAGGCACGGACAGGCTGGATTTCGATCCTTCAGGGCTGGAGCGGATGCGCAAATTGCAGGTCGGCAGCTGGATCCAGCTGGCGACGTCGGCCGACAGGATCGAGCCCGCGAAAGTCTCCTGGGTCAGCCCGATCTCCGGGCGCCTGTTGCTGGTCAATCGCCGTGGCATCCGTGTGCTGGTGGCCTCCGCGGAGGAGCTGGCGGCAATGGCCAAACTGGGCAAGGTTTCGCTGCGCGACGGCGAAACGCCGTTCGAGGATGCG